The following coding sequences are from one Molothrus aeneus isolate 106 chromosome Z, BPBGC_Maene_1.0, whole genome shotgun sequence window:
- the FST gene encoding follistatin encodes MLNQRIHPGMLLILMFLCHFMEDHTVQAGNCWLRQARNGRCQVLYKTDLSKEECCKSGRLTTSWTAEDVNDNTLFKWMIFNGGAPNCIPCKETCENVDCGPGKKCKMNKKNKPRCVCAPDCSNITWKGPVCGLDGKTYRNECALLKARCKEQPELEVQYQGKCKKTCRDVLCPGSSTCVVDQTNNAYCVTCNRICPEPTSPEQYLCGNDGITYASACHLRKATCLLGRSIGLAYEGKCVKAKSCEDIQCSAGKKCLWDFKVGRGRCALCDELCPESKSEEAVCASDNTTYPSECAMKEAACSMGVLLEVKHSGSCNSINEDPEDEEEDEDQDYSFPISSILEW; translated from the exons ATGTTAAATCAGAGAATCCACCCGGGCATGCTCTTAATCCTGATGTTTCTGTGCCACTTCATGGAAGATCACACAGTGCAGG CTGGGAACTGCTGGCTCCGGCAGGCGCGGAACGGGCGCTGCCAGGTCCTCTACAAAACCGACCTCAGCAAGGAGGAGTGCTGCAAGAGCGGCCGCCTGACCACGTCCTGGACGGCGGAGGACGTCAACGACAACACGCTTTTTAAGTGGATGATTTTTAATGGGGGAGCCCCAAACTGCATCCCGTGCAAAG AAACATGCGAGAATGTGGACTGTGGACCCGGgaagaaatgtaaaatgaaCAAGAAGAACAAACCTCGGTGTGTTTGTGCTCCGGATTGCTCTAATATCACTTGGAAGGGCCCCGTGTGTGGCTTAGATGGGAAAACCTACAGGAACGAGTGCGCCCTTCTCAAAGCCAGATGTAAAGAACAGCCTGAACTTGAAGTCCAGTATCAGGGCAAATGCAAAA AGACCTGCAGGGATGTCTTatgcccaggcagctccacatGTGTGGTTGACCAAACCAACAATGCCTACTGTGTGACATGTAACCGAATTTGTCCAGAGCCTACCTCCCCTGAACAGTATCTCTGCGGGAATGACGGCATAACTTACGCCAGTGCCTGCCACCTGAGAAAAGCTACCTGCCTCCTGGGAAGATCCATTGGATTAGCCTACGAAGGAAAATGTGTCA AAGCCAAATCCTGTGAAGACATTCAatgcagtgctgggaagaaaTGCTTGTGGGATTTTAAGGTTGGCAGAGGTCGGTGTGCCCTCTGTGATGAGCTATGCCCTGAAAGCAAGTCAGAAGAAGCAGTGTGTGCCAGCGATAACACAACTTACCCAAGCGAGTGTGCCATGAAAGAGGCAGCTTGCTCCATGGGTGTGCTTCTAGAAGTTAAGCATTCTGGATCTTGCAACT CAATTAATGAAGACCCagaggatgaagaggaagatgaagacCAGGACTACAGCTTTCCTATATCTTCCATTCTAGAGTGGTAA